A single Natronorubrum sediminis DNA region contains:
- a CDS encoding cation:proton antiporter → MIPSGVTIEDIFLAAAALFIVLAIMMFYRAVAGPTTQDRLLAVNVLGTNTVVILALLAAGLDEPWFLDVALIYALLNFLMAIAISKFTVERGGVL, encoded by the coding sequence ATGATTCCGAGTGGCGTGACGATCGAGGACATCTTCCTCGCCGCGGCGGCGCTGTTCATCGTCCTCGCGATTATGATGTTCTATCGCGCCGTTGCCGGTCCGACGACGCAGGATCGCCTGCTCGCGGTGAACGTTCTCGGGACGAACACGGTCGTGATTCTCGCCTTGCTCGCGGCGGGACTCGACGAGCCGTGGTTCCTCGACGTGGCCCTCATCTACGCCCTGCTCAACTTCCTGATGGCGATCGCCATCTCGAAGTTCACGGTCGAGCGAGGTGGTGTACTGTGA
- the mnhG gene encoding monovalent cation/H(+) antiporter subunit G, with the protein MIEAIRFWAIVVLIAFGLFFTFVSAVGVLRLPDIYARAHTASQTDTLGAGLALAAVAIALGWDSMTIYAVLLLFFVFITNPTAAHAIARSAAETGIDPWTTDSDEEGESK; encoded by the coding sequence GTGATCGAAGCGATTCGCTTCTGGGCCATCGTCGTCCTCATCGCGTTCGGACTGTTCTTTACGTTCGTCTCCGCGGTGGGGGTGCTTCGACTGCCGGACATCTACGCACGTGCACACACCGCCTCCCAGACGGACACGCTCGGTGCGGGACTCGCACTGGCGGCCGTTGCGATCGCCCTCGGCTGGGACAGTATGACGATCTACGCCGTTTTGTTGCTGTTCTTCGTGTTCATCACGAACCCGACCGCTGCCCACGCGATCGCTCGCTCGGCGGCCGAGACCGGAATCGATCCGTGGACGACGGACTCCGACGAGGAGGGTGAGTCGAAATGA
- a CDS encoding DUF4040 domain-containing protein, which yields MSAIAYTLTVFILLAAIFTALFRDVLSAIVVFGSYSLGMAILYTYLLAPDVAMTEAAIGAGVTTILLLLTIARTTRPPTDRVFERINVAAVVVVGAFVLVLLTLLPDMYAVGTADAPIWGEGVLAETPSLYYLQETYADTGAQNAVSAVLASYRGFDTFGEAVVVFAAGLAVLLVLKREVFT from the coding sequence ATGAGCGCCATCGCGTACACGCTGACGGTGTTCATCTTGCTCGCCGCGATTTTCACGGCGCTATTCCGTGACGTGCTCTCCGCGATCGTCGTCTTCGGCTCCTACAGCCTCGGGATGGCGATCCTCTACACCTATCTGCTCGCACCCGACGTCGCGATGACCGAAGCCGCGATCGGTGCCGGCGTGACGACCATTCTGCTCCTGTTGACCATCGCGCGCACGACCCGTCCGCCGACGGATCGCGTGTTCGAACGGATCAACGTGGCGGCCGTCGTCGTCGTCGGCGCGTTCGTCCTCGTCCTTCTGACGTTGCTTCCGGATATGTACGCCGTCGGGACCGCGGACGCACCGATCTGGGGCGAGGGCGTCCTCGCCGAGACGCCGTCGCTGTACTACCTGCAAGAAACCTACGCCGACACCGGCGCACAAAACGCAGTGAGCGCCGTCTTGGCCTCCTACCGTGGGTTCGACACCTTCGGTGAGGCCGTCGTCGTCTTCGCGGCCGGATTGGCCGTTCTTCTCGTCTTGAAACGGGAGGTGTTCACATAA
- a CDS encoding MnhB domain-containing protein has protein sequence MSNADSYDDTYTESQVIMTSVKIIAPFILTYGMFMSLHGADTPGGSFQGGAIIGVTVLMLAFAFGIEPTRRWLKNSFVVGLVTGGVAIFIGTGFATMALGGNFLEYDAIADTFGIAHYWGMELIEVGGVALIVAGVVITLFFATAAGFTPDRQVGGEDSLESEVSDDD, from the coding sequence ATGTCGAACGCAGATTCCTACGACGATACGTACACCGAGAGCCAGGTGATCATGACCTCGGTCAAGATCATCGCACCGTTTATTCTCACCTACGGGATGTTCATGAGTCTCCACGGTGCCGACACGCCCGGCGGCAGTTTTCAGGGTGGCGCGATCATCGGCGTCACCGTCCTCATGCTCGCCTTCGCGTTCGGCATCGAACCGACCCGTCGGTGGCTGAAAAACTCCTTCGTCGTCGGCCTCGTCACCGGTGGCGTCGCCATCTTCATCGGAACCGGGTTCGCCACGATGGCACTCGGCGGAAACTTCCTCGAGTACGACGCTATCGCCGACACCTTCGGCATCGCTCACTACTGGGGGATGGAACTGATCGAGGTCGGCGGCGTCGCGTTGATCGTCGCCGGCGTCGTCATCACGCTCTTTTTCGCCACCGCGGCTGGCTTTACGCCAGACCGCCAGGTTGGCGGAGAGGACTCCCTCGAGTCGGAGGTGAGCGACGATGATTGA
- a CDS encoding cation:proton antiporter subunit C, with amino-acid sequence MIEGAVDVLATRYAYALMFVVMGIGMYMMIANENLVKKLIGVNLFQTAIFLFFVAVAFVEGGSSPIVPATENPGELAMASPLPHVIVLTAIVVGIALTAVGLALIVRIYAEYGTLREDTLREVRADE; translated from the coding sequence ATGATTGAAGGCGCTGTTGACGTGCTCGCGACGCGCTACGCGTACGCGTTGATGTTCGTCGTGATGGGGATCGGGATGTACATGATGATCGCGAACGAGAATCTCGTAAAGAAGCTGATCGGGGTCAACCTCTTCCAGACCGCGATCTTCCTGTTCTTCGTCGCGGTCGCGTTCGTCGAGGGCGGCTCCTCACCGATCGTCCCTGCGACGGAGAATCCCGGCGAACTCGCGATGGCGAGTCCGCTCCCCCACGTGATCGTGCTGACGGCGATTGTCGTCGGCATCGCGTTGACTGCCGTGGGACTCGCACTGATCGTCCGGATTTACGCGGAGTACGGAACGCTCCGCGAGGACACCCTTCGGGAGGTGCGTGCCGATGAGTGA
- a CDS encoding proton-conducting transporter transmembrane domain-containing protein — protein MSELAEMLPALLVAVPILLAAVPIVLGLRFERTGWSVAAITTTALTAATVYLATAVYETGRVVHVLGGWGETENRPQGVGIELVADEFSVLIALLVTITAAGALAYMRAGGPRGNTFYGGYLLLVGGLLGLSLTGDVFNMFVFLEIVGLATYAMIAAGDGPESAVAALKYLILGTVGASLYLIGVGFLFMATGALNMEVLGEAIPQIAEEGGSDLTLLHAAFAFIFVGFALKVAQWPLHTWQPDAYQHAPDGVTPVIAALVSTVSAYALGRIMYNVFGPEFLTATPYLTEIVVAVGAVSVVAGSTLAVIQRDVKRMFAYSSVSQFGLVVAAYGLVTQTAFVGAVIHLIGHGVMKAGLFIAAGLIAIGYGARTVDEYAGLAKSRPFAAGATALLLIALIGIPPSAGFIGKWYIAVGAVQAEAWTVAAVIFLSTMFTLAYAARLLEKMYFTPATPVESPHPPGPVAADGGEPAGRDSIRRGSPEAVSFGMLAILVTIALSAVVIGFAGGTFFEWLEPFTSEVFTE, from the coding sequence ATGAGTGAACTCGCCGAAATGCTGCCGGCCCTACTGGTCGCCGTCCCGATCTTGCTCGCGGCCGTACCCATCGTCCTCGGATTGCGATTCGAGCGGACGGGCTGGTCCGTCGCCGCGATTACGACAACCGCCCTGACCGCCGCGACCGTCTACCTCGCCACAGCCGTCTACGAGACCGGACGCGTGGTCCACGTGCTCGGCGGCTGGGGTGAAACCGAAAACCGTCCACAGGGTGTCGGAATCGAACTCGTCGCCGACGAGTTCTCCGTGCTGATCGCCTTACTCGTGACTATCACTGCCGCTGGTGCCCTCGCGTACATGCGTGCCGGTGGCCCGCGCGGGAACACGTTCTACGGCGGCTACCTGCTGCTCGTGGGGGGGCTGCTCGGCCTCTCGCTGACCGGCGACGTGTTCAACATGTTCGTCTTCCTCGAGATCGTGGGGCTGGCGACGTACGCGATGATCGCCGCTGGCGACGGTCCCGAGTCGGCCGTCGCCGCCCTCAAGTACCTCATTCTGGGGACTGTCGGCGCGTCGTTGTACCTCATCGGCGTCGGATTCCTGTTCATGGCTACCGGAGCGTTGAACATGGAGGTCCTCGGCGAGGCGATCCCACAGATCGCCGAAGAGGGCGGAAGCGACCTAACGCTCCTGCACGCGGCCTTCGCGTTCATCTTCGTCGGCTTCGCGCTGAAGGTGGCCCAATGGCCCCTGCACACGTGGCAGCCAGACGCCTATCAGCACGCCCCTGACGGCGTGACGCCCGTGATCGCGGCGCTCGTCTCGACCGTCTCCGCGTACGCGCTCGGTCGAATCATGTACAACGTCTTCGGCCCCGAGTTCCTCACGGCCACGCCGTACCTCACCGAAATCGTGGTCGCCGTGGGCGCTGTGAGCGTCGTCGCCGGAAGTACGCTCGCGGTCATCCAGCGCGACGTCAAACGGATGTTCGCGTACTCCTCGGTCTCGCAGTTCGGCCTCGTCGTCGCCGCCTACGGTCTCGTCACGCAGACGGCGTTCGTCGGCGCGGTGATCCACCTGATCGGCCACGGCGTCATGAAAGCCGGGCTGTTCATCGCCGCCGGACTCATCGCCATCGGCTACGGCGCTCGCACGGTCGACGAGTACGCCGGCCTGGCGAAGAGCCGCCCGTTCGCAGCCGGCGCGACGGCCTTACTCTTGATCGCACTGATCGGAATTCCGCCGTCCGCCGGCTTCATCGGCAAGTGGTACATCGCCGTCGGTGCCGTACAGGCTGAAGCCTGGACCGTCGCCGCCGTGATCTTCCTGAGCACGATGTTCACGCTCGCCTACGCCGCTCGCTTGCTCGAGAAGATGTACTTCACGCCGGCGACGCCCGTCGAATCGCCACACCCACCGGGGCCGGTCGCGGCCGACGGTGGCGAACCAGCCGGTCGCGATTCGATCCGTCGGGGCTCCCCCGAGGCCGTCTCGTTCGGCATGCTCGCCATCCTCGTCACCATCGCACTCTCCGCCGTCGTCATCGGCTTCGCCGGTGGTACGTTCTTCGAGTGGCTCGAGCCGTTTACCTCGGAGGTGTTTACTGAATGA
- a CDS encoding proton-conducting transporter transmembrane domain-containing protein, translating to MTEVADPRPLAAILVSAVAMCLIIASYRYPNVREGWSVVAAVAKFGIVASMIPGVMDGTVYEWSLADSLGVEFLAGIDFVLRADPLGLLFALLASFLWIFTSFYAAGYMRGLDEHAQTRFFASFAASLSTALGIAFAGNLVTIFIFYELLSLVTYPLVAHNEDDEARIAGRKYLAYTFFGGGVFLLAGTVLTYWLTGLVGDPTTAFETGGIGALAEAAQVEPVFAQAAFFLLIAGFGVKAAVMPLHSWLADAMVAPTPVSGLLHAVAVVKSGAFGVARVILEVFGPGLIHDLPLNVPGIGEVGLNVPVAILAAFTLTAASIIALRKDHLKRRLAFSTTAQLSYIVLGLSMLHPFAILGALFHIPAHAFGKLTLFFCAGAVHVETHTDYVSEMAGIGKRMPLTMSAFAVGAAGMAGIPLIAGFVSKFYMLIGSGSVGGGYWIFATALIVSGVLNIAYLWPVVYTAFFESEDRHDAKPLLEFPPGGKRESYFGDEELRADGGEPEDDQPESGQPQPTDDEGEAKGAGTPTEAEEATADDEPEYAVDKYPSDHTIPEETEPADDDIDDGHTDDHDDHADEHHDHGDHHHGGPPAGGWERHSPFSESTWLMIVPISIIATGAITLGVIPDYAIFLELAMYIVEGVFGVESFGELHDLSLEEAMEVMDE from the coding sequence ATGACTGAAGTTGCCGATCCACGTCCGTTAGCCGCCATACTCGTTTCGGCGGTCGCGATGTGTCTGATCATCGCGTCGTATCGCTATCCGAACGTCCGCGAGGGCTGGTCCGTCGTCGCCGCGGTGGCGAAGTTCGGGATCGTCGCGAGTATGATCCCCGGTGTGATGGACGGCACCGTCTACGAGTGGAGTCTCGCGGACTCTCTCGGCGTCGAGTTCCTCGCCGGAATCGACTTCGTCCTGCGAGCCGACCCGCTCGGCTTGCTGTTTGCCCTGCTCGCGAGTTTCCTCTGGATCTTCACGTCCTTCTACGCCGCGGGCTACATGCGCGGACTCGACGAACACGCACAGACGCGGTTCTTCGCGTCCTTCGCGGCCAGTCTCTCGACCGCACTGGGGATCGCGTTCGCCGGGAACCTGGTGACGATCTTCATCTTCTACGAACTGCTGAGTCTCGTCACCTACCCGCTGGTCGCCCACAACGAGGACGACGAAGCCCGAATCGCGGGCCGCAAGTACCTCGCGTACACGTTCTTCGGTGGCGGGGTCTTCTTGCTCGCCGGGACGGTCCTCACCTACTGGCTGACCGGACTGGTCGGCGATCCGACCACCGCGTTCGAAACGGGCGGCATCGGCGCGCTCGCCGAGGCCGCACAGGTCGAACCGGTGTTCGCACAGGCTGCCTTCTTCCTGCTGATCGCCGGCTTCGGCGTCAAGGCGGCCGTCATGCCACTTCACTCGTGGCTCGCCGACGCGATGGTCGCGCCGACGCCCGTCTCCGGACTGCTCCACGCCGTGGCAGTCGTCAAATCCGGTGCCTTCGGCGTCGCTCGAGTCATCCTCGAGGTGTTCGGTCCCGGTCTGATCCACGATCTGCCGTTGAATGTGCCCGGAATCGGCGAGGTGGGGCTGAACGTTCCCGTCGCGATTCTCGCGGCGTTCACGCTGACGGCGGCGAGTATCATCGCGCTACGAAAGGACCACCTCAAACGCCGACTGGCGTTCTCGACGACGGCCCAGCTTTCCTACATCGTGTTAGGGCTCTCGATGCTCCATCCCTTCGCGATTCTCGGGGCGCTGTTTCACATCCCCGCCCACGCGTTCGGGAAGCTCACCCTGTTCTTCTGTGCGGGGGCGGTCCACGTCGAGACCCACACCGACTACGTCAGCGAGATGGCCGGTATCGGCAAGCGGATGCCGCTGACGATGTCCGCCTTCGCCGTCGGTGCGGCCGGCATGGCCGGGATTCCGCTCATCGCCGGCTTCGTCAGTAAGTTCTACATGCTGATCGGCTCCGGTTCCGTCGGTGGCGGCTACTGGATTTTCGCGACGGCGCTGATCGTCTCTGGCGTCCTCAACATCGCCTACCTCTGGCCCGTGGTCTACACGGCCTTTTTCGAGAGCGAGGACCGCCACGACGCGAAACCACTCCTCGAGTTCCCGCCAGGTGGCAAACGAGAGTCCTACTTCGGTGACGAGGAACTTCGAGCCGACGGTGGTGAGCCAGAGGACGACCAGCCCGAAAGCGGCCAGCCCCAGCCGACCGACGACGAAGGCGAGGCCAAGGGGGCCGGCACGCCGACGGAGGCTGAGGAGGCGACTGCAGACGACGAACCTGAGTACGCCGTCGACAAGTACCCGAGCGACCACACCATCCCGGAGGAGACAGAGCCAGCTGACGATGACATCGACGACGGACACACTGATGATCACGACGACCACGCCGACGAGCACCACGACCACGGCGATCACCACCACGGCGGCCCGCCGGCCGGCGGCTGGGAACGTCACTCGCCGTTCAGCGAGAGCACGTGGCTCATGATCGTCCCGATCAGCATCATCGCGACCGGTGCGATCACGCTCGGCGTGATCCCCGATTACGCCATCTTCCTCGAGCTCGCGATGTACATCGTCGAGGGCGTCTTCGGCGTCGAGTCCTTCGGTGAACTACACGACCTCTCTCTCGAGGAGGCCATGGAGGTGATGGACGAATGA
- a CDS encoding Na(+)/H(+) antiporter subunit D translates to MIEADLLTIAYPPLLVFVAALLVLVLPRTLGFAVGALSLAAVVAVAAFAPEGAHLTGTFLGFSDVRPFYIDEFTRMMGIALGFLGTFAVIYAYSSEASKTMAAFALAYVASAIGAAFAGDWLVLVFMWEIMAITSTLLVWHYGGDAVRAGYRYAIAHGIGGSLVLFAVIAHYAQVGTFVYGEGVDYPNALLAGGFAEGLPMLLAILGIGVNVAFVGFHTWLPDTYPRPHFAASVFLAAFTTKTSAYILLRAVPEGNIYLAYMGGLMAVYGVVFALLQHDMRALLSYHIQAQLGYMVAGIGIGTTIGAAGAMGHLFNNVLYKSLLFMAVGVVIYRTRENDLYKLGGLWREMPLTAIAFFIGALSITAVPGFSGFISKGMVLDAADPSYYGGSEYQALYWLLFIGAIGTFLSFIKLGFYVFFHGESDRSVRDSKPGQTMAMLSVGGACVVLGLPAIGWPVFTDLLPLIDGTEFLGPGGDEHTLTPYSTGHLLDALILITVSAVGFKLIRKPLSKMDYSDPALVVNPASYHIGRGSMRAVTATYAAVDNAVVGLVKRSYWVGNNPVLAVDAAARRVPVLEVEEQRPADGGRPSTIHLRTSIGTTVLLLTIVLTVIVWLLIS, encoded by the coding sequence ATGATCGAAGCGGACCTCCTGACGATAGCGTACCCGCCGCTGCTGGTCTTCGTCGCAGCGCTGCTCGTCCTCGTCTTACCGCGCACCCTCGGCTTCGCCGTCGGCGCGCTCAGTCTCGCAGCCGTCGTCGCCGTCGCTGCGTTCGCCCCCGAGGGTGCCCACCTCACCGGCACGTTCCTCGGATTCAGCGACGTCAGGCCGTTCTACATCGACGAGTTCACCCGAATGATGGGGATCGCCCTCGGCTTCCTCGGCACCTTCGCCGTGATCTACGCCTACTCGAGTGAGGCCTCGAAGACGATGGCCGCATTCGCCCTCGCGTACGTCGCGTCGGCGATCGGTGCCGCGTTCGCGGGCGACTGGCTCGTGCTCGTCTTCATGTGGGAGATCATGGCCATCACGAGCACGCTGCTCGTCTGGCACTACGGCGGCGACGCCGTCCGGGCGGGGTATCGCTACGCCATCGCACACGGTATCGGTGGCAGCCTCGTCCTCTTCGCGGTGATCGCCCACTACGCGCAGGTCGGGACGTTCGTCTACGGCGAGGGCGTCGACTATCCGAACGCGCTGCTCGCTGGCGGATTCGCGGAGGGGCTGCCGATGTTGCTCGCGATTCTCGGTATCGGCGTCAACGTCGCGTTCGTCGGCTTCCACACCTGGCTGCCCGACACCTACCCGCGACCCCACTTCGCGGCCTCGGTGTTCCTCGCAGCGTTCACGACGAAGACGAGCGCGTACATTCTCCTGCGAGCAGTGCCAGAGGGCAACATCTACCTCGCGTACATGGGCGGTCTGATGGCCGTCTACGGCGTCGTCTTCGCGCTGCTCCAACACGATATGCGCGCGCTGTTGTCCTATCACATCCAGGCCCAGCTGGGCTACATGGTCGCCGGGATCGGTATCGGGACGACGATCGGTGCCGCCGGCGCGATGGGACACCTGTTCAACAACGTTCTCTACAAGAGCCTGCTGTTCATGGCCGTCGGGGTCGTCATCTACCGCACTCGAGAGAACGACCTCTACAAGCTCGGCGGACTCTGGCGCGAGATGCCCCTGACCGCCATCGCCTTCTTCATCGGCGCGCTCTCGATTACCGCCGTTCCCGGATTCAGTGGCTTCATCAGCAAGGGGATGGTGCTCGACGCCGCCGATCCGAGCTACTACGGCGGCTCGGAGTACCAGGCGCTGTACTGGTTGCTCTTCATCGGTGCGATCGGGACCTTCCTCTCGTTCATTAAGCTCGGCTTCTACGTCTTCTTCCACGGCGAGAGCGACCGATCGGTTCGAGACTCCAAGCCCGGTCAGACGATGGCGATGCTCTCCGTCGGTGGGGCCTGTGTCGTCCTCGGACTACCTGCGATCGGATGGCCCGTCTTCACGGACCTGCTGCCACTGATCGACGGCACCGAGTTCCTCGGTCCCGGCGGCGACGAACACACGCTCACGCCATACAGCACCGGCCACCTGCTCGATGCGCTCATCCTCATCACGGTGTCCGCAGTCGGCTTCAAACTCATCCGCAAGCCGCTCTCGAAGATGGACTACTCCGACCCGGCACTCGTGGTCAACCCGGCGTCCTACCACATCGGCCGCGGATCGATGCGCGCCGTCACCGCGACGTACGCAGCCGTCGACAACGCCGTCGTCGGTCTCGTCAAACGCAGCTACTGGGTCGGCAATAATCCCGTACTGGCGGTCGATGCCGCGGCTCGGCGAGTACCAGTTCTCGAGGTCGAAGAACAACGACCCGCCGACGGTGGCCGCCCGTCGACGATCCACCTGCGCACGAGCATCGGGACGACCGTGCTCTTGCTCACGATCGTGCTAACGGTTATCGTCTGGTTGCTCATCAGCTGA
- a CDS encoding tyrosine-type recombinase/integrase, translated as MSTDGNRVTIADAVDAYLQRKAVGDPDGPGAGTYASNAESILRRWAEWLEHTHDVTTFATLDETALRAYATELRTRTDRGEYTASTASTYYAVVRAFCSWCVRGGIIEANPAASERAESALPTAESTANSEFWSPTQRRRLVTTIRERALEATSTESSDAERRNRLREYAIVALLAHSDVRGSELFRVPDDERRSGATWDDVDFYTGTIRVLGKSQRLEEVPLPAPARTPLRRYRVVLDPPSNEWPLFPTRHAPSIAAQVRTTLAERGHTDEEIDAMFADATSVELARERDIAPPAITTEGARSVLKRLCAEANVDVDGEYLTPRGVRGNVDDTDSQFRREASTTKSTLRASIFERTIAVPESQPVIDVDSSERDD; from the coding sequence ATGAGCACGGACGGGAACCGCGTCACGATCGCCGACGCAGTCGACGCCTATCTCCAGCGAAAAGCCGTCGGCGACCCCGACGGCCCCGGTGCGGGAACGTACGCGTCGAACGCGGAGTCGATACTTCGCCGCTGGGCCGAATGGCTCGAGCACACCCACGACGTCACGACGTTTGCGACGCTGGACGAAACGGCTCTCCGGGCGTACGCGACAGAGCTTCGCACACGTACTGATCGTGGCGAGTACACGGCTTCGACGGCGAGTACGTACTACGCCGTCGTCCGCGCGTTCTGTTCGTGGTGTGTCCGTGGGGGGATCATCGAGGCAAATCCAGCCGCCAGCGAGCGAGCAGAATCCGCACTCCCCACCGCTGAGTCGACGGCGAACTCCGAATTTTGGTCGCCGACGCAGCGACGGCGACTCGTGACGACCATCCGCGAGCGCGCACTCGAGGCGACCAGCACGGAATCCAGCGACGCTGAACGACGCAATCGTCTCCGAGAGTACGCGATCGTCGCATTGCTGGCGCACTCAGACGTCCGGGGCTCAGAACTATTTCGCGTTCCCGACGACGAGCGACGCAGCGGGGCGACCTGGGACGACGTCGACTTCTACACGGGAACGATTCGGGTCCTCGGAAAATCCCAGCGACTCGAGGAGGTGCCGCTTCCGGCCCCGGCCCGAACGCCGCTGCGGCGCTACCGCGTCGTGCTCGATCCGCCGTCGAACGAGTGGCCGTTGTTTCCGACTCGTCACGCGCCGTCGATCGCCGCGCAAGTGCGAACGACGCTCGCCGAGCGTGGCCACACGGACGAAGAGATCGACGCGATGTTCGCGGACGCGACGTCGGTCGAACTCGCCCGCGAACGCGACATCGCGCCGCCGGCGATCACGACCGAAGGTGCGCGTTCGGTCCTCAAACGCCTCTGTGCGGAAGCGAACGTCGACGTCGACGGCGAGTACCTCACGCCTCGAGGCGTGCGTGGCAACGTCGACGACACCGACAGCCAGTTCAGACGCGAGGCGTCGACGACGAAGTCCACGTTACGCGCGTCCATCTTCGAACGGACGATCGCCGTTCCCGAGTCCCAGCCGGTCATCGACGTGGACTCGAGCGAGCGAGACGACTAA
- a CDS encoding bacterio-opsin activator domain-containing protein, which translates to MMDRSFDPNTHFEAVANCARDAIIILSADSTIQYANPAVESIFGYEPENVIGESISVLLSEDDAETLLERFDQYLTTGDRSTDWGDIRLQGVCRSGETIPLSISLSDFTRDETTYFSGIFRDVSEQQRREIRLTELNRLAQDLTNAESFQDICQRTVDAAQAIFDHPIASIELYDADDGQLVPCAWTSDVDGLSDEEQLFASERSVPWNAFVTQERTLIPDLESEPDVERDETPLRSVYVQPLGSYGVFVAGATETNAFDESTVDSANILVGNAYSSLERVDREESLREQRDQLADKTASIDRVRRINTVIRDLTKALTQASSRKEILSEVCTRLAASEPYQFAWFGSVDQTDAEIVSQATSGGENGFLDEFEGTDNDGFDHGLIDRVVDTRSPQVQNSIYQDPPFEPWRQAAIERGYRATIGVPVVHQDTFYGVINLYAAEEDVFEQMEVTVLKELGETIGYALNADERKQAFTSDRSVELAFEVTNFGESLLGLGLDSDGSFELENLVERRDGTVTMFFTADEPEPDDILEWLSNQPQVLDSRLVTDRTDDRLFESRLERSTIWAQLLQRGSIVCEAQASGDSARLVIRIPRSADPRSYDALLEEWFDDVELVARREFDEPVMAPEEFEAELHDRLTERQEEVLETAYYAGYFEWPRETDSKELAETLGIAQPTMSRHLRSSEQKFLSMLYDDT; encoded by the coding sequence ATGATGGACCGATCGTTCGACCCGAATACACATTTCGAGGCGGTAGCCAACTGCGCTCGAGATGCAATTATTATTCTATCTGCAGACAGCACGATTCAATACGCAAATCCCGCCGTCGAATCGATTTTCGGGTACGAACCGGAGAACGTGATCGGTGAGTCCATCTCGGTACTGTTGTCCGAGGACGATGCCGAAACGTTGCTCGAGCGGTTCGACCAGTATCTCACGACCGGAGACCGATCGACGGACTGGGGTGATATTCGCCTGCAAGGAGTGTGTCGAAGTGGAGAGACGATTCCGTTGAGCATCTCGCTGAGTGACTTCACTCGAGACGAAACAACGTACTTCAGCGGCATCTTTCGCGACGTCTCCGAGCAACAACGACGCGAGATTCGACTCACCGAATTGAACCGCCTCGCACAGGATCTTACCAATGCGGAGTCGTTCCAAGACATCTGTCAACGAACTGTCGACGCAGCACAAGCGATATTCGATCACCCGATCGCCTCGATCGAACTGTACGACGCCGACGATGGGCAACTCGTTCCGTGCGCGTGGACGTCCGATGTCGACGGACTGTCCGACGAAGAGCAGCTATTTGCCTCCGAACGGTCGGTGCCGTGGAACGCGTTCGTTACCCAGGAGCGAACCCTAATCCCCGACCTGGAGTCGGAACCGGACGTCGAGCGCGACGAGACGCCCCTTCGGAGTGTATACGTTCAACCGCTCGGCTCGTACGGCGTGTTTGTCGCCGGTGCAACTGAGACGAATGCGTTCGACGAGTCGACCGTCGACAGCGCGAACATCCTGGTTGGAAACGCGTATTCGTCGCTCGAGCGAGTCGACAGAGAGGAATCGCTGCGTGAACAACGAGACCAACTTGCAGACAAAACGGCCTCGATCGATCGCGTTCGACGGATCAACACCGTCATTCGAGATCTGACGAAAGCGCTTACGCAGGCGAGCAGTCGGAAGGAAATTCTCTCTGAAGTCTGCACCCGACTCGCAGCGTCTGAACCGTACCAGTTCGCGTGGTTCGGTTCTGTGGATCAGACGGACGCTGAGATCGTCTCCCAGGCGACGAGCGGCGGGGAAAATGGGTTTCTCGACGAGTTCGAAGGTACTGACAACGACGGATTCGATCACGGACTGATCGACCGAGTCGTCGACACCCGTTCACCACAGGTCCAGAACTCGATCTATCAGGATCCGCCGTTCGAACCGTGGCGACAGGCGGCAATCGAACGCGGCTACCGAGCAACGATCGGCGTTCCGGTCGTCCATCAGGATACCTTCTACGGTGTGATCAACCTGTACGCCGCGGAAGAGGACGTCTTCGAACAGATGGAAGTCACCGTACTGAAGGAACTCGGCGAGACGATCGGATACGCACTCAACGCCGACGAGCGAAAACAGGCGTTCACGAGCGACCGATCGGTCGAATTGGCCTTCGAAGTAACCAACTTCGGCGAGTCACTGCTCGGGCTGGGTCTCGATTCGGACGGCTCGTTCGAACTCGAGAACCTCGTCGAGCGCCGCGACGGGACAGTGACAATGTTCTTTACGGCCGACGAACCGGAGCCAGACGATATCCTCGAGTGGCTGTCGAACCAGCCACAGGTCCTCGATTCGCGACTGGTTACCGATCGAACTGACGACCGTCTGTTTGAGTCACGCCTCGAGCGGTCGACGATCTGGGCACAACTCCTCCAACGCGGCAGTATCGTGTGCGAGGCACAGGCGTCCGGCGACTCGGCTCGACTGGTGATCCGAATCCCACGAAGCGCCGATCCGCGCTCTTACGATGCGTTGCTCGAAGAGTGGTTCGACGATGTCGAACTCGTTGCACGCCGAGAGTTCGACGAACCGGTGATGGCACCAGAGGAGTTCGAGGCGGAGCTTCACGATCGGTTGACCGAACGTCAAGAGGAGGTCCTCGAGACGGCGTACTACGCTGGATACTTCGAGTGGCCTCGGGAGACGGACTCGAAAGAGTTGGCAGAGACGCTCGGAATCGCCCAGCCGACGATGAGTCGACACCTTCGCTCGAGCGAGCAGAAGTTCCTCTCGATGCTCTACGATGACACGTAG